aggaagaggaggaggaagcagaggaggaggaggaagagggggaagaggaggaggaagaggaggaggaggaagaggaggagatggaggaggtggaggaggaggaagagggggaggaggtggaggcggGGGAAGTGGAGGTGATAAGCCGGGTTGTGGTTTGGGCAGATGGACCAATCCCCTCCTTTGCCCTTGGACGCAGCCTTGGTCTTCTGGGAGCGGCTGCCCGGCACCCCCGTGCTGGAACACCTGGACCTCTATGGTCCACTGAGCCCTTTTGTGAGCGGGCGTCCTCTAGCATCCCGTCCCCAGGGCCTGGAGACACTGCAGACCCCTGGGCAGTTTGTGCAGGCTGGAGGCGGATGGTAGGACCACCCGATTCACAAAGTCTGATTCACACAGAGTCATCGTCATGCTCCCCTTGAGGTGGCTCGGGCTGGGGCCCACCAGGAGGGCGCCGCGGGGCCAGCAGGGCAGTTGCCCGGCTGCCTCCTTGACCACAGCACGGCACGGACCTGGCTGACCTTGTCCGTGGGAGCCGGCTTCCCGGGCTCCACAGCGACCGCAGAGCGGTCCGGTCCTCTCACTGCCGCTTCTGTTTCCTCTGAGTGTGAAGGCTCACCTTGCTTTGGTGCCACGGAAAACCCGGACACCCTTAGTAAGAGCTGCCTGTCAGATCTCCAGTGACTAACAACTCCCACCACCCTGCTTGCAACCGTGTCACCCCACGTGCGTGGTGGGGACTGGGGACTCAGTGGCCCCCTTTTACCCATCGCCACATCCGAGAAGGCAGTGTAATGGCACCCTGGCCACGGGACCAAGAGaccaaggggggagggggtgactcCTCGAGCCTCTCTCCAGGACCCtgcatctctgcccctcccaccaagGCCCAAGGACGTGGCCACATGGCTCGCCTCTGGGACACAGCTCCAAACCCCTCTGTCTCGAGCCCATGGAGCCCCCAGCTCCAGGACAGCTCTCCGGGCAGCCAGGGTGCGGCCACGGCCCAGCCGCAGCAACAGAGAACGCAGCCAGCAGCCAAAcgctttgttttatttcatgctGGGACCAAAGGCCCGTGGACGCCCTTCTCCACCACTTTACCAAGAAAGTAGCACCGCccactcccagcctcctcccGTGACCCGGTCCCAAGCCCACAGGGCAAGTGCCTGGAATCAGGATTGTTTTGTGAGTCAAATGCATAGCTTCCCAGAGGCCACGAGCCTGCCTGGCTCAGCCTTGGGTCAGGTGGACCCTGCCGCTAAGGGGGAGCTGGGCCGGGGGTCTGCAGGAGAGGTGCGTGGGAGAGCCCCGGGTGGTCTTCCAGGTGACGGTGGGGACAGCGCCTGGGGTACTTAGGGAGGCCGAGGCTTTCCTCTTGTTTCACGCAGCCTGTTGTCACGCCCCCTTCGAAACAGGCAGAGGGGGCAGATCCACCCGAGAGCCTTTTGCCCGGTGGCCGTGGGCTCCGGGATAGGTGAAGCAGCCTATCCAGGAGAGGTACCTGCAGCCTCACATGGTGTAGGCTGCCCAGTAGACGACATTGACGGCCACGAAGGCAGCAGGGAACACTGCGCGGGCGTAGATGTCGATGGTGTCTGCGTCGATGGGCTTGAAAAGCCCACGGAGGCCTCCCTGGCCCCCCCGAGCGGTGCCCGCCCCGCTTCTTGGCCTCCCCCGTCTCCATCTCCACACACCTGTAGGTGCCCATGAGGTTCCCAGGCGTGCGGCAGGGCCGGCGGGACACTGCCAGCTCCTGGGTGACGCCAGCGGCCGACAGGGAGAAGAGCACAATGGCATTCTTCACGTCCATCTGCATAGGGGGACGGGGCAGGGCTGAGCCAAGGGCGGGCTCCGCTCCAGGACCCCCCACCCGGGCCACGGCTGAGTCCCTCAGCAAGTGTCGCTGTGAGCAGCAGCAGGCAGGGCCTGCTCTCCTGTGCCCGGGGGCTGCAAGCGAACCCCCCAGAGCAGTAGGCAGAGGGTCCTGAGTTGGTCCCAGGAAGAGTGGCCCCACCAGCACTGCCCCTCTGTGtcggtggcggggtgggggtgtgtgtgaagggcatgggggggggggggggctgtccttGGTGCTGAACACAAGAGCGCCCACAGGCTCAACCTCACCTCTGTTCTCTGCTCTGTGGCCTTGACCTTGGCCTTTTGCTTCTTCCGGTAGTCAGCATTGAAGTGGGCAAAGGCATACTCCACCAAGGCAGCAAACACGAAGACGTAGCAGATCCAGAAGTACACGTCCAGCGCCTTGATGGCCGAGGCCCGCGGGAGGGAAGAGCGGGCACTCACCATCAGTGTGGTCATGGTCAGCACCGTGGTAATGCCTGCCGGGAATGGGTGGTGCCATTGCTGGGGCCCCTGccacttccctgccctccccacccctgccccaagcCCAAGCGAAATTCAGACTCTTGTGACCAGGCCTGGCTGGCCACTGGCTTGGAACAAGGGGCTGGAAGGCAAAACATGGGCTCATGGGTAGCAGGGTTGGCGTCCTGCTTCTGGGCTCCTGCCCTTTCACCAGCTCCCTCGGAGGAAAGGTCAGGGCCCCGTACCTAGAGACACCCTGGCGGGCACCGCTGCCTGGCTGATCCAGAAGGAGACCCAGGACATGGCAACTAGGAGGATGGAGGGCATGTAGGACTGGATGATGTAGACGCCCCGATTCCTCCGGAGGTGGAAATGCAGGCTGAGCCGAGGGAACTGACCAGCTGCAGGAGAAACACTCCCTGCTGGGACCTGACCCACCACACACTGTGGCACCGGGGGGCAGGGCGTGCGGGTGGAGAGGAGGGCTTGGCAGGCACGGAGGGGAGCACCACTTCAAGCCTCAGACCCCTGCCTTCCCCACTTTCCCCACACAGCTTGATGGATCAGGAGTCTCCTGTGCCCTGGGCCTTGtcctgggagagaggcagggccacccggaggcaggagaggagaaagatcCCAGTGCTGCACGGGCCCAGGGCACTCTCCCGGAGTGTGGCCAGCTCTTCCAGCCCTCCCTGGAGCCCAGCCAAGCGAAAGGAAAGAGCCAGCTGGGCTGGCTGGCACCAATGAGCAGGCAGtaggagctgggaaggggcaggaggggtcAGGACAAAGGCAGCCCCAGGTGAGCCCCACACCCttcatgtccccccccccccaaaccgcAAGCACTGAGAGCCTGCAGGAAGCAACCAAGGACCGAGGAACAAGGCAGAGAAAGCCTGACCCATATCCGCACTGTGGCGCCCTGAGTCCCTCGGTCAGGTGCAGCCTGTGCCCATCAGTGCTTTTCCAGGGGCACCCTCAGGGCGTCCTCAGAGCCAACTAACGGCTTAGTTACAAGTGCTAGGAGACCACGAGCCGGGCTCACGAGAAGAGGCCGCGAGAAGCCGCGTTACCCGATTTGAAGTTCATGAGCTCCGTGGCAAAGTGGTAGCTGGTGATGGTGAACTGGGCCAGCTGCAGCTTGTTCAGCCCGTGGATCTGCTCCTGGTTCTCAGACCAGTAGTACACGATGTCCTCGGATGAGTAGCCATCTGCAGGAGAGCCCCAGGTGGTGTCCCCCGgcacaggggacaggggacagcaCAGGACACCCAGCCAGGGTCGAGAAGGCTTGTGGCCATGCCCAACCTCCGGCCGGCAGACAGGACCAGGAGAGCTGGACAAAGGGCAGGCCGCCATCTCTAGGTGACTCGCAGGGGCTGTCACGCTGGCTCGGTGACACAAATACATGCCTCGTCTGGGCTGCACACCCGTCTGTGACCCGTGAGAAGAGGGTCGGGCTGCCCAGGCCTTCcagctccctctctgccttctcttcagcCCAGGCTCCTCGCTCCACGGGTCCTATCCCAGACGCTTCCCTGTCCCCGAGCCAGGCCGGCTGCAAAGGTCCCTGGCGGCCCGAGTCCCCTCTCCCCCCGCAGCACAGTTGCCGAGCAGAGCCCCCTGCCCGGCCCCGGAGGGGCACTCACAGCTCTCCAGATGCAGCATGCACTCTTGCTCGTCCATGGGGTATTTGGCCAGGTCCATGTCGCAGGCCACCGTGGAGGTGATTCTGCCCAGACAACATGCTGGTGAGGCCTCCAGGAGCGAGGCCAGCTCCCGAAATCCTGAGGtcctcctgccccgccccccagatttttttaatctcctggtttttaaaatgttggccgctaactctgtttttaaaagacacaggTCAGAAAACACATATCcatacatgcacatgtatgtTCGCGACAGCTCAACacacaatagccaaaaaagtgGAAACGGTCCGGTGTCTACGGACGGATGAGTGGATACCATGTGGCGGAAGGCTACTCGGCCGTAAACAGAAATGACATCCCGGTAAACACCATGACCCTCAAAGACACTGCGCTAGGTAAAGGACagaaggcagacacagaaggTCACGCGCTGTATGATTCACTTTATCCGGAAGGTGAGGTCGGTGGGGCGGGCGGACGGATGGAGAGCGAGCACTAATGGGCGTGGGGTCTCCTTCCTGGGGAATGAGACCTTCTGGAGCCAGACGGGATGTTGGCACAACACTGAGAACGTGCTAAATGCCACTGGGTCCTTCACGTTGAAATGGTGAATTgcatgttatgtgaatttcaccccCACGTGAAAACCAAAAAGCACCGTGTTGGCCACAGAGCTGCATCCGTGGGCTTCTTCCCGCGGCCACCTCTGCAGCTGCCATTACTAGGTGGTGTGGGGCGCCGCCAGAGGACGGACGACCCATCCGGCTCCCGTCTGAGCATCTTGGGGGGGGCCGGTCCAGGGCTCACCGGATGCTGTACAGGATCACCCCGTCAGGCTGCAGCCGGATAAGCTTGTTCTCCACGGTCACGTCGTGGAACCAGGCGGACTTGGCATTCACAATGAAGGTGTCCGGGAGCCACAGCTTGTCCACGAAGCGGCTGTCCAGGCCCAGGGTCTCGTTGGTGTGGTTGTAGGCCAGCCTGCTGTCCCGCCAGCTCTGGTGCAGGAACACGGTCATGGTGTATTCCTGCAGTGGGAGGCGGGAAGGGCCACTGGCCGTCAGCCCCGCTCCTCTCGTGGGGGCCCACAGCCAGGCGTGGGTGGAGGTTGACCAGCACCTACCATGTTCACCTCCGAGATGTGGTCGATGCTGGCCACCTCGATGGCGAGGGCCACGTTCACAGGAGGCCCTGCAGGGAAGAGGCTGAAGCCAGGCTCCCCACCCAGTGCAAGCCCAGGCAGGCAGGACAGGGGTCAGCCAGGGTTTTGCAGGGAAGACCATGTTGGAGAGAGTCTGCCACGAGACCCTTCTGAGAAGACCCACCTTCCCAGCTgtctcctgggggcggggggctacCGTCGAGGTGTGACACATGCCCTGGGGACCACAGACGCACCCCTCGAGGGAGCCAGCCCAGGGCCGGCAGGGCTCACCCCCACAGCCGGACGCAGGAGACTCCCCCGTGCCCCCACTGGCCGCCCTCACCTCCAATGCCAGGCCGGAAGTTGCGAGCATAGCCCTCTATCAAGCCATCCAGGTTGGGAAGCCAGGATATCTCCAGATTGGAACCAACATAGTCCCCAATATCATTCATTGCTCTGGAAACGCAAGGCCCACTGGTCACAGGCAGGGTGCCAGGGACGGAGCCCAGCTCCCTTCCTCGGCACCTAAGCCAGGGGTGGGCGGGGGAGACCACGGCGAGAGTCCCTCCAGGCTGGACCTGGCCAGTCCCAGTGAATCCTGCCAGAAACGAGGAGCCCCAGGACTCTTCCACCTCACCCACCAGCCTCTGCTCAGCTTCCGCCGGCCCACCTAGCCTTGAGTGAGCCTTCCAGGTCACACAGAGTCCCCAGCCTCCCTCTACAACTGGTTCGAGGAGGGtggccagcccagagcccccgCCCCTGGGATCTCTGGATGAAGAGCCTTGGAGGACCCTGACAAGGCACATGGCCCCCCTTTCAGCCTCTGATGGCAAAGTGTCCTGCAGGAGGTGACCTGGGAGAAGAGCTGCGTGACCAGGAAGgtgagaacagagagaaggaggtatGGGTGAGGTCCCACACCTGACCCAGGCCAAGGCTAAGGGCCCATGGGGACGCTGGAGCCGACCTCCCGCTCTCTGTGCCTTTCCAGGCAGGCCCAGCACTGGCGGCAGTGATCCCCAGTTGTCATGTGCTCCTGAGGCTTAGCCTGACCCCAGAGTGGCTGGGGCCGTGCCAGTGGCTGCAGACTAGTCCAAATGACAGCCTGTGCTGGTCGTCTCTGGCAGGGCTGCAGGGGCGTTCCACACGTGGCATCTTGTGTCCTGTACACACCAGACTGACCAAAGCCCCCCAGCAGCTCCACCCACCCGCCCCTCCTTGTGCTTACCTGTCCTGGGGTGAACCGGGTCACCCAAAACTCAcgtccacccagaacctcagaatgggaccttatttggaaattgggCTATAATCAGTTAAGATGACACCATGCTTGATTGGGGTGGCCCTCAATCCAATgagtggtgtccttataagaagagaaagcagaCGCACAGGGAGAAGGATGTGTGACAACAGAGGCAGCGACCAGAGACATGCAGCCACAAGCCAGGGGACACCAAGGGCTGGAGAGAAGCATGGAATGGATCCTCCCCCAGAACCCTCCGGAAGGAATCAACCCTGCCCTCGgacttgatcttgggcttctggcctccagagctgggaAGGAATAAATGTCTATTAAGCCCCCTAGCCTGTGGTCACTTGTTACTGCAGGCCCCAGGAAGTCACACAGCCACCCCCTCCCGCCCACAGGGCAAGGCCCATCCACAGTCAGGCAGGAAGTGAGgggggcattcaggagggcaTTCGAGAATAACTCTCTTGTGTTATCTGTAATGACGCTGTACTCACAGGTGGGTTCTCAAACACCTGGAAGGCTGCCTGGGTTAGGGAAGCACCAGCAGCTGGgcacccagcccctcctctgtcccACACGCTGGTCCTTGGAAGAAGGTCAAACTTGAACCAGGAGCTCCCTGGCTAAGGACACTCACAAACCCCTGACCTATCCCGTAGGACCACCTTAGGGCCTCTAGGCCACGTCCCGGTCTGGTCCAGGGCGGGGGTAGGGCCGGTGATTTGCTAACAAAGTATAAGAAGGAACTGAATGAAGTCCTGGACCCAAGTAAAGCACACTGAAAAGTGCAAATGGAGGTCACCCTAACGATCAGACGTAAAGGGACTCgaattaggttttatttttggaCTGGCCCAGCTGCCATCTTGCGGCAGTGGCTCGCCTGCCGGGAACAAGGCTGTCGGGAGACATACCATCCGTCCCCGGCCTCAGGGTGGTGGCACAGGCAGGCGCCCCTTCCCTCAGCTGGGTCCCATGCCCACTCCCGGGCACAAGGCAAGGCCACAGGTAAGCCCCCGGCCACAAAGTTCGCCTTGAAGTGGCAGGATGCCAGTGGATTTCCTAGACTTTGCCACCCCTAGAAGGTGTGAAGGGAACGGACTCCCTGCCCCGTGTCACTCCTCACCTAGCACAGGGGCTGTTCATTTTTCCAGCTGTGAAGAGATGTCGAGGGCCATCCAAGGAGGATGTACTAATGCTAGCCCGGGTGCTGGAGAGCCCTGCTTTCCTCCCACGGTTTAGGTGGGCAGGTAAAGGAGTGGACGGGGTACACACCCTATGTGGGGGAGGTTGTGGTGCCTCTGATCGGCACCTTGCGGGAGAGGTTCTGCCTCATCTGGTCGCCTTGAAACCCAAGATGGCCTAGGGTGGGGGCTCCCGTTGTGCAGACAGAGAAACTCAGAGACACATGCTCAAACTCCTGGGGTGAAGTGGGCACCATGAAACACTGGCAGCGGCTGCTTGGGCGCCATCAGGCCTCCCTCCCTCGACTGGCCCCTTGAGTAAACAAGCCCACCCTTGTCACTTGTCCGTGCCCCTGGGGCCAGAGAGGAAAGGTGGGTGCAGCTGAGCAAGGCGGTGGGGCCCTGTTCCCTGCAAGGACCCTTCCAGCGTGCACACACAAGCCCACAGTCCCTGGCAACTCTGCTCTCGGAGCAGCACTAGCTACGCTGGCCCCTCAGTTACCAAGGATAAGAGGAACAGCACGACAGTCGCACGGTGAGCTAGCAAAGCAGGAGCCACACACACAGCTTCTCCAGGGAGGTGGAGGTGCCAGCAGTCCAGAGGGCCACCCACAAGGGTGCAGCCGGCAAGCTCGGGCCCCTGCCACATGAGTGGGTCTTCAGACTCAGGGAAGGCACAGCTTTGACCCAACCCACAAACGCTGCACAGCACATTTATTCTAACCCACCGAGACTTTCCTGCTGGGAAGCCCAGGATGTGACCTGAGCAGCGGCAGCCAGGACAGGTATCTCCTGTCCCCCTACCACTCCGGATGTGAGGACCCGGAGACCGAGGGAAAGGAGGGTGCTGACCTGCTTCTGgagtggagggtggagggatAGGAAGCTGGCAGGGGAGGAGGTGCCAGATTGACAGCACTACACTGTCTGAAGGTCGCCCGCCAAGGCCCACAAAGCCCAGAGGCTCTCCTTCCGGCCGGGGCCACAGCCTTCCAGCCTTCCTGCACGGCAGACGGGCACACCCGTTACCCCCACTTCCAAGCCAGATGTGGGACAGAGACCAGGATGTTTCAGTTTTTAGAAAGGCGATATAATGTACATGTGGACttgggatgggggcgggggtggtctGGAGAATTTCCCAGCAGGAAAGTACAAACAGGTCCCAAAAGTAGGGTGAATGAGCTTCACGTCAGAGCGGAACAGGCTTGGCCACCAAATGAGTTTTGGTGTCAAACTTGGGCTGAGGCTTTGAGGTTCAGAGCAGCTTGGACTCCAGAATCACAGCTACGTGGCTATGCTGGACCAACAGCTGATCCCAGGCCTCCAGCACATACATCCACGGCCACGCCTCAATGCTTTGCCCTTCCCCTTACCTTGAagtaggaaaagggaaaagggccATGGAGCTGGATAAGAGAATGAAGCCTTCCGAGGACAGGGGCAGATCAACATTGCCTGTGACCTTCGGCACGATGACCACCCTATGGCCAGACTCAGACCTTCCtggctctgccccccaccccacaaacaAGGACATTCTGACCACATCCCCCCACCTCCGTGTCACATGCTGCCTGAGTGCCTACAGCCCAAACACAGGCTGATGGTCAACCGTTTCCAGTTTCTAAGGCCTTTGACAGCAATTGATTGCCCAGAAGTCCGGAATGCTGGGGGGGCAGAGGGGTGTGCTGTATTTGCTCTGGTTGTCTGCAGCCCATGCACTAAGATGATTTTCAAAAAGGGCCCTCACAACTCCCAGGAAGGTGGCGGGCATATGGCCATGGGATGCCAGACTACCTGGAGCCCATTTCAAGTCCCCAGAGAACAGAGAAGACGTTGGGGACCCTACTGGTCCCTAGAAGCCAAAGGGAGGAAGCCACAATCCATGGGGACCCTCCTTCTTAGCCTTTTCCTTCCTTGGGGAGACagagccctcctcccctcccccagcagttAGAAATCCTGAGTCTTCTCTGTCCTCCAccccctcaccgccccccacccccaggggcagCTCGCTCCTTCCCACCTGCATGCTCCAGAGTTGAGTGGCTGCCATTTGAAATGGCCCCTGGAAGGAGACTCCACAGCGTCCTGGGCCCGAACTTTCTAGCGACCACACACAGCCCTCATGCCGTCCCCCCAGCCCTGCGGGCTGCAGCGGAAGCGTGTCTGTGCAGCTCGGCTcccatggggaaggggagccTCCTCCCCCGTGTCCGCGGGATGgttcctgtcttcctccctgcAGCTCGTGCCGCGCCGAGCGCTCAGCCCGCGCCTGGAGGGGCACCAGCAGCCAGGGACCGGCCAGGTGCCGCTGGGGCCGAGGACCCCACGCGAGCCCAGGCAccggggccgggggggggtggggtggggggcgggaattGGGAGCGGCTCCCACGTCCGCGCGCAGCTCGGCGGCGCCGGTTCAGCACCGGGACGGCGGACAGCACCCGGGGGCGGCCCCAAGGGCAGCGGTGAGTCCGGAGCTAGGGGCCCGCGGgggacatggggtgggggtggggtgctcgCGGGGAGAGGGGGGACGAAGACTGGAGTCGACGGGGGAGGTGAAGACGGGGGTagacggggtgggggcggggaggaagacCGAGGGCGGCCCCGGGCGCCGCGCGGACCCGGCTCGCTCACCTGGCGCCGCGGTGCTGCTGCGCGCAGAGCATCAGGAGCGGGGGCAGCAGCCAGGCCAGCGCGTCCATGGCCTCGGCGCTCGGCGGGGACCGGGGGCGGCGCCGGGGTCCGGCCGGTCGCGGGCGCTCGCGAAGTTCTTCCCGGCGGCCGCGGCAGCGGCACAggcggggcggggagcggggagggcgCGCGGCGCGGGCGCGAGGGCGGACCGAGcgcggagcccggagcccgcccCGCCCCGAACCGGGCCGCCCCGCCCGTCCGCCCCCACCCGCCGCCGCGC
Above is a window of Panthera uncia isolate 11264 chromosome C1 unlocalized genomic scaffold, Puncia_PCG_1.0 HiC_scaffold_4, whole genome shotgun sequence DNA encoding:
- the GABRD gene encoding LOW QUALITY PROTEIN: gamma-aminobutyric acid receptor subunit delta (The sequence of the model RefSeq protein was modified relative to this genomic sequence to represent the inferred CDS: deleted 1 base in 1 codon), which gives rise to MDALAWLLPPLLMLCAQQHRGARAMNDIGDYVGSNLEISWLPNLDGLIEGYARNFRPGIGGPPVNVALAIEVASIDHISEVNMEYTMTVFLHQSWRDSRLAYNHTNETLGLDSRFVDKLWLPDTFIVNAKSAWFHDVTVENKLIRLQPDGVILYSIRITSTVACDMDLAKYPMDEQECMLHLESYGYSSEDIVYYWSENQEQIHGLNKLQLAQFTITSYHFATELMNFKSAGQFPRLSLHFHLRRNRGVYIIQSYMPSILLVAMSWVSFWISQAAVPARVSLGITTVLTMTTLMVSARSSLPRASAIKALDVYFWICYVFVFAALVEYAFAHFNADYRKKQKAKVKATEQRTEMDVKNAIVLFSLSAAGVTQELAVSRRPCRTPGNLMGTYRCVEMETGEAKKRGGHRSGGQGGLRGLFKPIDADTIDIYARAVFPAAFVAVNVVYWAAYTM